From Scleropages formosus chromosome 1, fSclFor1.1, whole genome shotgun sequence, a single genomic window includes:
- the cdk16 gene encoding cyclin-dependent kinase 16 isoform X2, translating to MDRMRKIKRQLSLTLRGGNTGDKSLSETIGSQDTAHSDSEIVHEDVKMGSDGESDQASATSSDEVHSPVRVRLRNNPARKISTEDINKRLSLPADIRLPDGYLEKFNLNSPLFDKPLSRRLRRVSLSEIGFGKLETYVKLDKLGEGTYATVYKGRSKLTDNLVALKEIRLEHEEGAPCTAIREVSLLKDLKHANIVTLHDIIHTQKSLTLVFEYLDKDLKQYLDDCGSCINMHNVKLFLFQLLRGLNYCHKRKVLHRDLKPQNLLINERGELKLADFGLARAKSIPTKTYSNEVVTLWYRPPDILLGSTDYSTQIDMWGVGCIFYEMSTGRPLFPGSTVEEELHFIFKLLGTPTEETWPGITSNEEFISYNYPRYKPDCLHNHTPRLDNEGVDLLSKLLQFEGKKRISAEEAMRHPYFRSLGGRVLALPDNTSIFALQDIQLEKEPGMRTSSLSDSVNSISRRQSLLF from the exons ATGGACCGCATGAGGAAGATCAAACGGCAGCTGTCCCTCACGCTGAGGGGGGGTAACACTGGTGACAAGAGCCTGAGCGAGACCATCGGCTCCCAGGACACAGCTCACAGTGATTCTG aaATAGTCCACGAGGATGTGAAGATGGGCTCAGACGGGGAGAGCGACCAAGCCTCCGCCACCTCCTCCGATGAAGTGCACAGCCCGGTCCGAGTACGACTGAGGAACAACCCGGCCCGCAAAATCTCTACAGAG GACATTAACAAGCGCCTGTCCCTGCCAGCGGACATCCGGCTGCCTGATGGATACTTGGAGAAGTTCAATCTCAACAGCCCCCTGTTTGACAAGCCGCTGAGCCGCCGACTGCGGAGGGTGTCCCTG tcAGAGATCGGCTTCGGGAAACTGGAGACTTACGTCAAGCTGGACAAGCTGGGAGAG GGGACCTACGCTACTGTGTATAAGGGCCGCAGTAAGCTGACGGATAACCTGGTGGCCCTGAAGGAGATCCGGCTGGAGCACGAGGAGGGGGCCCCATGCACTGCCATAAGAGAGG TGTCACTGCTGAAAGACTTGAAGCATGCCAACATTGTGACTCTTCATGACATTATCCACACTCAGAAGTCCCTCACGCTAGTGTTTGAGTACCTG GATAAAGACCTGAAGCAGTACCTCGATGACTGCGGCAGCTGCATCAACATGCACAACGTCAAG CTCTTCCTATTCCAGCTGCTGCGTGGGCTCAACTACTGCCATAAGCGCAAAGTCCTCCACAGAgacctcaaaccccagaacttGCTCATCAATGAACGTGGCGAGCTCAAGCTGGCCGACTTCG GCTTAGCACGGGCCAAGTCCATTCCCACCAAAACTTACTCAAACGAGGTGGTGACACTATGGTACCGCCCACCAGATATCCTTCTGGGCAGCACTGACTACTCCACGCAGATAGACATGTG GGGTGTGGGCTgcatcttctatgagatgtccACAGGACGGCCGCTGTTCCCTGGCTCCACTGTGGAGGAAGAGCTGCACTTTATCTTCAAATTGCTGG GTACGCCTACGGAGGAGACTTGGCCTGGCATCACCTCCAATGAGGAATTCATCTCCTACAACTACCCCCGCTACAAACCAGACTGTCTCCACAACCACactcccag ACTGGACAATGAAGGTGTGGATCTGCTTTCCAAGCTTCTGCAG TTCGAGGGAAAGAAGCGCATCTCTGCCGAGGAGGCCATGAGACACCCGTACTTTCGGAGTCTGGGAGGAAGGGTCCTCGCACTGCCTGACA ATACTTCTATTTTTGCACTTCAAGACATCCAGCTGGAAAAAGAGCCTGGGATGCGAACAAGCTCCTTGTCTGATTCTG TGAACAGCATATCCCGACGGCAGAGCCTGCTCTTCTGA
- the cdk16 gene encoding cyclin-dependent kinase 16 isoform X1 produces the protein MDRMRKIKRQLSLTLRGGNTGDKSLSETIGSQDTAHSDSDAMSVRGSGSVRGAVRGAGGSFSMHSLLQSYSSTLRRPRSLGRSLSSYLNHTTRLEIVHEDVKMGSDGESDQASATSSDEVHSPVRVRLRNNPARKISTEDINKRLSLPADIRLPDGYLEKFNLNSPLFDKPLSRRLRRVSLSEIGFGKLETYVKLDKLGEGTYATVYKGRSKLTDNLVALKEIRLEHEEGAPCTAIREVSLLKDLKHANIVTLHDIIHTQKSLTLVFEYLDKDLKQYLDDCGSCINMHNVKLFLFQLLRGLNYCHKRKVLHRDLKPQNLLINERGELKLADFGLARAKSIPTKTYSNEVVTLWYRPPDILLGSTDYSTQIDMWGVGCIFYEMSTGRPLFPGSTVEEELHFIFKLLGTPTEETWPGITSNEEFISYNYPRYKPDCLHNHTPRLDNEGVDLLSKLLQFEGKKRISAEEAMRHPYFRSLGGRVLALPDNTSIFALQDIQLEKEPGMRTSSLSDSVNSISRRQSLLF, from the exons ATGGACCGCATGAGGAAGATCAAACGGCAGCTGTCCCTCACGCTGAGGGGGGGTAACACTGGTGACAAGAGCCTGAGCGAGACCATCGGCTCCCAGGACACAGCTCACAGTGATTCTG ACGCCATGTCAGTGAGGGGCAGTGGCAGTGTGCGGGGCGCAGTGAGGGGCGCAGGAGGCTCCTTCAGCATGCACTCCCTGCTGCAGTCGTACAGCTCCACCCTGCGCAGACCCCGCAGCCTGGGCCGCAGCCTCAGCTCCTATCTCAACCACACCACGCGCCTGG aaATAGTCCACGAGGATGTGAAGATGGGCTCAGACGGGGAGAGCGACCAAGCCTCCGCCACCTCCTCCGATGAAGTGCACAGCCCGGTCCGAGTACGACTGAGGAACAACCCGGCCCGCAAAATCTCTACAGAG GACATTAACAAGCGCCTGTCCCTGCCAGCGGACATCCGGCTGCCTGATGGATACTTGGAGAAGTTCAATCTCAACAGCCCCCTGTTTGACAAGCCGCTGAGCCGCCGACTGCGGAGGGTGTCCCTG tcAGAGATCGGCTTCGGGAAACTGGAGACTTACGTCAAGCTGGACAAGCTGGGAGAG GGGACCTACGCTACTGTGTATAAGGGCCGCAGTAAGCTGACGGATAACCTGGTGGCCCTGAAGGAGATCCGGCTGGAGCACGAGGAGGGGGCCCCATGCACTGCCATAAGAGAGG TGTCACTGCTGAAAGACTTGAAGCATGCCAACATTGTGACTCTTCATGACATTATCCACACTCAGAAGTCCCTCACGCTAGTGTTTGAGTACCTG GATAAAGACCTGAAGCAGTACCTCGATGACTGCGGCAGCTGCATCAACATGCACAACGTCAAG CTCTTCCTATTCCAGCTGCTGCGTGGGCTCAACTACTGCCATAAGCGCAAAGTCCTCCACAGAgacctcaaaccccagaacttGCTCATCAATGAACGTGGCGAGCTCAAGCTGGCCGACTTCG GCTTAGCACGGGCCAAGTCCATTCCCACCAAAACTTACTCAAACGAGGTGGTGACACTATGGTACCGCCCACCAGATATCCTTCTGGGCAGCACTGACTACTCCACGCAGATAGACATGTG GGGTGTGGGCTgcatcttctatgagatgtccACAGGACGGCCGCTGTTCCCTGGCTCCACTGTGGAGGAAGAGCTGCACTTTATCTTCAAATTGCTGG GTACGCCTACGGAGGAGACTTGGCCTGGCATCACCTCCAATGAGGAATTCATCTCCTACAACTACCCCCGCTACAAACCAGACTGTCTCCACAACCACactcccag ACTGGACAATGAAGGTGTGGATCTGCTTTCCAAGCTTCTGCAG TTCGAGGGAAAGAAGCGCATCTCTGCCGAGGAGGCCATGAGACACCCGTACTTTCGGAGTCTGGGAGGAAGGGTCCTCGCACTGCCTGACA ATACTTCTATTTTTGCACTTCAAGACATCCAGCTGGAAAAAGAGCCTGGGATGCGAACAAGCTCCTTGTCTGATTCTG TGAACAGCATATCCCGACGGCAGAGCCTGCTCTTCTGA